A stretch of Coccidioides posadasii str. Silveira chromosome 2, complete sequence DNA encodes these proteins:
- a CDS encoding uncharacterized protein (antiSMASH:Cluster_2.5~antiSMASH:Cluster_2.6~SMCOG1042:O-methyltransferase~EggNog:ENOG410PH44~COG:S) gives MAAKLDDVVALSERIETVLSNPQAVTDLQDDGLRRRLRDAGRKLSLAMEASGDTIHRIAYAPMQLALARVGIDIRLFDILSEGNGSSFTHEELAKKTKVDIVLMKRLLRYYQSVGMVLQLDEDTYTATNVTEALASDGGRYGVYIQFDLLSPAIMAFPKFLQQNGYCNPIDPSKTAFHLGMHTSQTFFQWLQSHPQDSENFGIWMSAQRESRPIFLDVMDFEGELGQGTNSSTVLFVDIGGSKGHQSIALRQRYPGLPGRIIVQDLEHVLAEARQNPLSGFESIEAEVYDMFLPQTIKGARAYYLRQVLHDWPNDKCKVILENIKAGMSQDSTLLIDEMVISERNAPWRATQADFTMAVALSSMQRTETEWRALLEAAGFRIRKILKYREELEDCVIVAAPN, from the exons ATGGCTGCAAAACTGGATGACGTGGTTGCTCTCTCAGAGCGGATCGAAACCGTCCTTAGCAACCCACAGGCGGTCACTGACCTTCAGGATGACGGTCTCCGACGCAGATTGCGCGATGCGGGGCGGAAACTTAGCCTTGCCATGGAGGCATCTGGAGACACCATCCACAGGATAGCTTACGCA CCAATGCAGCTTGCGCTTGCTCGTGTCGGGATTGATATTCGACTTTTCGATATCCTGTCGGAGGGCAATGGCTCTAGCTTCACCCATGAGGAGCTTgcaaaaaaaacaaaagtcGATATAGTTCTGATGA AGCGATTGTTAAGATATTATCAGTCGGTTGGAATGGTTTTGCAACTCGACGAAGATACGTATACCGCCACCAATGTCACTGAGGCTTTAGCATCTGATGGCGGGCGTTACGGTGTTTACATACA GTTTGACCTGCTGTCTCCAGCCATCATGGCATTCCCCAAATTCCTGCAGCAAAACGGCTACTGCAACCCGATCGACCCGAGCAAAACTGCGTTCCATCTGGGTATGCATACCAGTCAAACGTTCTTCCAGTGGCTCCAAAGTCATCCGCAAGACTCGGAAAATTTCGGTATATGGATGTCTGCTCAGCGTGAAAGTCGTCCCATCTTCCTTGACGTGATGGACTTTGAAGGGGAGCTAGGCCAAGGAACGAACAGTTCAACGGTTTTATTTGTGGATATTGGAGGCTCTAAGGGCCATCAAAGCATCGCACTGCGACAGCGATACCCAGGCCTCCCCGGCCGCATCATCGTGCAAGACCTTGAGCACGTTCTTGCAGAAGCCAGACAGAATCCACTTTCAGGATTTGAGAGTATCGAAGCGGAAGTTTATGATATGTTCTTACCGCAAACGATTAAGG GGGCTCGCGCATACTATCTCCGCCAGGTTCTGCATGACTGGCCGAATGACAAGTGCAAAGTCATTCTAGAGAATATCAAAGCTGGTATGTCTCAGGACTCGACTCTTCTCATCGACGAAATGGTCATTTCCGAGCGTAATGCCCCGTGGCGGGCGACTCAGGCGGATTTCACTATGGCAGTGGCTCTATCATCAATGCAGCGTACGGAAACTGAATGGCGAGCGCTTTTGGAAGCAGCGGGATTCAGGATCCggaaaatcttgaaatacAGAGAAGAACTCGAAGACTGCGTGATTGTCGCCGCCCCAAATTGA
- a CDS encoding uncharacterized protein (CAZy:AA7~antiSMASH:Cluster_2.5~antiSMASH:Cluster_2.6~SMCOG1138:FAD linked oxidase domain protein~EggNog:ENOG410PMQH~COG:C~TransMembrane:1 (o6-25i)), which yields MVALKFVQYILAFSSAPLIVSGAVAPLEKRWPLEIVESIHSPSWPEFISTTTRWSNYHAPTFDWAFVPKSEKELSVGLNFFSRKNMTWLAKSGGHGYSATLGSVRDTIMINMKGFKYAKMNPDNTVTVGSGATFQDVADAVGAAGRELTIGSCPCVGATGAMLGGGIGRLQGKHGLTSDAVRKVRMVLWDGTVVEASEKSHQGLFWGVRGGGQNFGIVIETTLETFPQSNGGLHYMADMQFDGESLESIIDIINGLFPVDPALSLVIIIAVDPESFKPLVAMNLVYAGAKEDGEKYTRMFAPFSISRNETVIPWAQLGYAAAGGAVAIKCETGQSHSMYGSVVKTLDAPTFRRFFDSFSSFVDTNRALVNSTILLEVFGLDGIERRPASFSAFPHRETFNNLVEIEMAYTDNTIADAADDWARGWRDTMSSPDVSGYEQMVQYQNYAHGDEPLSALYGYAKWRHALLTGLKRRYDPHGFFNGYHAVPADLAGWS from the exons ATGGTTGCCCTCAAATTTGTGCAATATATTTTGGCGTTTTCGTCAGCCCCTTTAATAGTTTCCGGTGCTGTTGCACCCCTCGAAAAACGATGGCCTCTAGAAATTGTTGAATCCATTCATAGCCCTTCATGGCCGGAGTTTATCAGCACAACCACACGGTGGTCTAACTACCATGCCCCCACTTTCGATTGGGCCTTTGTTCCCAAGTCCGAGAAAGAATTGTCTGTTGGT CTTAATTTTTTCTCAAGGAAAAATATGACATGGCTCGCCAAATCGGGGGGCCATGGATACTCTGCAACTCTTGGTAGTGTCAGAGACACGATCATGATAAACATGAAAGGTTTCAAGTACGCCAAAATGAATCCCGACAACACGGTAACTGTGGGGAGTGGAGCAACCTTCCAGGATGTAGCAGACGCCGTTGGAGCTGCCGGTAGAGAACTTA CCATCGGATCATGTCCCTGCGTAGGAGCTACCGGCGCCATGCTCGGTGGCGGTATTGGACGGCTTCAAGGCAAGCATGGTCTGACGAGTGATGCAGTTCGTAAAGTTCGCATGGTGCTCTGGGACGGCACTGTCGTCGAAGCTTCTGAAAAGTCTCACCAGGGCCTCTTTTGGGGTGTACGCGGTGGTGGTCAGAACTTCGGTATAGTGATCGAGACGACTTTAGAGACATTTCCCCAATCGAACGGCGGTCTCCACTACATGGCAGACATGCAGTTCGATGGCGAGTCTCTGGAGTCTATCATTGACATTATCAACGGCTTGTTCCCGGTTGACCCTGCTTTGTCTTTGGTAATCATTATCGCAGTCGATCCTGAATCATTCAAG CCTTTGGTGGCGATGAATTTAGTATACGCTGGCGCCAAAGAAGACGGAGAAAAATACACGAGAATGTTTGCGCCATTCAGTATTTCCCGTAATGAGACGGTCATTCCGTGGGCACAATTGGGCTACGCCGCCGCTGGCGGCGCCGTCGCGATCAAGTGTGAGACGGGCCAGAGCCATAGCATGTATGGGTCTGTCGTTAAAACACTGGATGCGCCCACTTTCCGCCGCTTTTTCGATTCGTTTAGCTCATTTGTAGACACAAACAGAGCTCTCGTCAACAGTACGATCCTATTGGAGGTTTTTGGCCTGGACGGAATCGAACGCCGTCCTGCTAGTTTCTCCGCGTTTCCGCACCGTGAAACATTCAACAACCTGGTGGAAATTGAAATGGCTTACACCGACAACACGATAGCTGACGCTGCTGACGATTGGGCTCGCGGATGGCGCGATACAATGTCTTCCCCTGATGTGTCTGGGTACGAGCAAATGGTTCAGTATCAAAACTATGCACATGGTGATGAACCTTTATCAGCCCTGTACGGATATGCAAAGTGGCGTCATGCACTTCTCACTGGGCTGAAGAGGAGGTATGATCCACATGGGTTCTTCAATGGGTATCACGCTGTCCCTGCAGACCTTGCGGGCTGGAGCTGA